In one window of Oryza sativa Japonica Group chromosome 9, ASM3414082v1 DNA:
- the LOC4346643 gene encoding putative ubiquitin-conjugating enzyme E2 38 → MAEGEGSSSRRWALGDPDVVEVSPEAAAAARWSSARLKRKRTQTVAHEIIDLDANDDPDGVMIICEKASSHKSNHSVSHPSDWPKHPKSGLAEDVPGPSHQPGTSTVLPWGCTTPGRPRKHKEIKTVDNKIDEKYKAFKQFDTVTDHSDHYYSMSGKGNVPEVKKPSKDWVRRIQHEWKVLEKDLPGTIFVRVYEDRMELLRAVIVGPAGTPYHDGLFFFDVYFPSQYPKKPPLVNYRSGGLRLNPNLYDSGKVCLSLLNTWSGHGCEKWNPSNSTMLQVLVSIQALVLNAKPYFNEPGYAASANTPQGEKMSMAYNESTFLLSCRTMLYSLRNPPKV, encoded by the exons atggcggagggggagggctcCTCTTCCAG GAGGTGGGCGTTGGGCGATCCGGATGTCGTCGAGGtgtcgccggaggcggcggcggcggcgcgttggAGCTCCGCGCGCCTGAAGCGGAAGCGCAC ACAGACTGTTGCTCACGAAATAATTGATCTCGACGCCAATGATGATCCTGATGGAGTTATGATAATTTGTGAGAAGGCGTCGAGTCACAAGAGTAATCATTCTGTTAGTCATCCTTCGGATTGGCCAAAGCATCCAAAG AGTGGCTTGGCTGAGGATGTTCCTGGTCCAAGCCATCAACCTGGCACGAGCACAGTTCTACCATGGGGATGCACAACTCCTGGGAGACCACGGAAGCATAAGGAAATTAAAACCGTGGATAATAAAATTGATGAGAAGTATAAGGCATTTAAGCAGTTTGATACTGTTACCGACCACAGTGATCACTATTATTCAATGTCAGGCAAAGGGAATGTTCCTGAAGTCAAGAAG CCATCCAAGGACTGGGTGAGGCGGATTCAACATGAATGGAAAGTTCTGGAGAAAGATTTGCCAG GTACAATTTTTGTACGAGTTTATGAGGATAGGATGGAACTACTTAGGGCTGTCATTGTTGGACCGGCAGGCACTCCTTACCAtgatggacttttctttttCGATGTATATTTCCCTTCCCAGTATCCCAAGAAACCTCCA CTAGTGAACTACCGCTCGGGAGGGTTGCGGCTTAATCCAAATCTCTATGATAGCGGGAAAGTCTGTCTTAGCCTATTGAACACTTGGTCTGGGCATGGGTGTGAGAAGTGGAACCCATCCAATTCAACCATGCTGCAGGTCCTAGTCTCCATTCAGGCCTTGGTGTTGAATGCGAAACCTTATTTTAATGAACCTGGTTATGCAGCTTCTGCTAACACACCCCAGGGGGAGAAAATGTCCATGGCTTATAATGAATCGACATTTCTCCTATCCTGCAGAACAATGCTGTATTCTCTTCGGAATCCACCGAAGGTATGA